One genomic region from Methanobrevibacter woesei encodes:
- a CDS encoding glycosyltransferase, producing MFNFFKRVFSRSSDFKNLKNIKMAYVLAAFPTLSQTFVVNELRWLKHNGYDVKVFSFSNPEMPVDLDFDLEIIHFDSDDLLGNLEKLLIEHKIELIHTHFVYPVGTLFTFPVSQKLKIPFTLFAHAADIFKYEIDKINNISEITNSEYCKGIFTLSEFHKNYLIERGVPSNKIIITKQATNYEIEPITLNDNKTKSIVSISRFVEKKGLDDLIDIAKILENENYNFSIYGFGDLEDELRAKIEKLNLNNISIKGRLNGAKEVKKVLKEADLLVSPCKRGSDGDLDGFPTVVFEAMGYGTPILTTNVSAIPEVISDGVNGFIVESNNKEAFALKIKEIMSLSKEDILKIVTRAQKDVQNESSVEMTMEKLIEIWGGI from the coding sequence ATGTTTAATTTCTTTAAAAGAGTTTTCAGTCGTTCTTCTGATTTTAAAAATTTAAAAAATATTAAAATGGCTTATGTTCTAGCTGCTTTTCCTACACTTTCTCAAACTTTTGTTGTAAATGAATTAAGATGGTTAAAACATAATGGATATGATGTTAAAGTTTTTTCATTCTCTAACCCTGAAATGCCAGTTGATTTAGATTTTGATTTGGAAATTATTCATTTTGATTCTGATGATTTATTGGGGAATTTAGAAAAGCTTTTAATTGAACATAAAATTGAACTTATTCATACTCATTTCGTTTATCCTGTTGGAACATTATTCACTTTTCCAGTTTCTCAAAAATTAAAAATCCCTTTTACATTATTTGCACATGCTGCTGATATTTTCAAATATGAGATTGACAAAATCAATAACATCTCTGAAATTACCAATTCTGAGTATTGTAAGGGCATTTTTACTTTAAGTGAATTTCATAAGAATTATTTGATTGAGAGAGGAGTACCATCAAATAAAATTATCATTACAAAACAAGCTACAAATTATGAAATTGAACCAATCACTTTAAATGATAATAAGACAAAATCTATTGTTTCTATTTCTCGTTTTGTTGAAAAAAAAGGGTTAGATGATTTAATTGATATAGCTAAAATTTTAGAGAATGAAAATTATAATTTTAGCATTTATGGTTTTGGTGATTTGGAAGATGAGTTAAGAGCCAAAATTGAAAAGTTAAATCTTAATAATATTTCTATTAAAGGAAGGTTAAATGGTGCTAAAGAAGTTAAAAAAGTTTTAAAAGAAGCGGATTTGCTTGTTTCTCCTTGTAAACGTGGAAGTGACGGAGACCTTGATGGATTTCCAACAGTGGTATTTGAAGCTATGGGTTATGGTACTCCTATATTAACTACTAATGTTTCAGCTATCCCTGAAGTAATCAGTGATGGAGTTAATGGATTCATTGTTGAGTCAAATAATAAAGAAGCATTTGCCTTAAAAATTAAAGAAATCATGTCTTTGTCTAAGGAAGATATTTTAAAAATAGTTACTAGGGCTCAGAAAGATGTTCAAAATGAATCTAGTGTAGAAATGACTATGGAGAAACTTATTGAAATATGGGGTGGGATTTAA
- the rfbB gene encoding dTDP-glucose 4,6-dehydratase, with amino-acid sequence MVNVLVTGGAGFIGSNFLKYMVDKYPDYNFTNLDALTYCGNLENLIDIENNENYNFIKGDIRDKELVNDLVKDSDYVVNFAAESHVDRSIQDPEIFIKSNVLGTQVLLNAAKEYGVEKYLQISTDEVYGTLGKTGYFTETTPLQPNSPYSASKASADLVVRAYHETFDLPVNITRCSNNYGPYQFPEKLIPLMISNALENKKLPVYGDGKNIRDWLHVYDHCTAIDLVLHEGKLGEVYNIGGNNEKQNIEIVKLIIKELNKDESLIEFVDDRLGHDRRYAIDSTKIQEELGWKPKYTFETGIHETIQWYLDNQDWMNQVKSGEYQEYYRKMYQE; translated from the coding sequence ATGGTTAATGTATTAGTTACAGGTGGAGCAGGATTTATTGGAAGTAATTTCTTAAAATATATGGTTGATAAGTATCCGGATTACAATTTTACTAATTTAGATGCTCTTACATATTGTGGAAATCTTGAAAATCTCATTGATATAGAAAATAATGAAAATTATAATTTTATTAAAGGAGATATTAGGGATAAAGAGTTAGTTAATGATTTAGTAAAAGATTCAGATTATGTAGTTAATTTTGCTGCTGAAAGTCATGTAGATAGGAGTATACAGGATCCAGAAATCTTTATAAAATCAAATGTTTTAGGAACTCAAGTATTATTAAACGCAGCTAAAGAATATGGGGTTGAAAAATACCTTCAAATATCTACTGATGAAGTTTATGGAACTTTAGGAAAAACAGGTTACTTTACTGAAACCACTCCTTTACAACCAAATAGTCCTTATTCAGCTTCTAAAGCTAGTGCTGATTTAGTTGTAAGGGCATATCATGAAACTTTTGATTTACCAGTTAATATAACTCGTTGTTCAAATAATTATGGTCCTTATCAATTTCCAGAAAAATTAATTCCTTTAATGATTTCCAATGCTTTAGAAAATAAAAAGTTGCCTGTTTATGGAGATGGTAAGAACATCCGTGATTGGTTACATGTATATGATCACTGTACAGCTATTGATTTGGTATTGCATGAAGGAAAACTTGGTGAAGTGTATAATATCGGTGGAAACAACGAAAAACAAAATATTGAAATTGTTAAATTAATTATTAAGGAATTAAATAAAGATGAATCTTTAATTGAATTTGTAGATGATAGATTGGGGCATGACAGGAGATATGCAATTGATTCTACAAAGATTCAGGAAGAACTAGGCTGGAAACCAAAATATACTTTTGAAACAGGAATTCATGAGACTATTCAATGGTATTTGGATAATCAAGATTGGATGAATCAAGTTAAATCTGGCGAATATCAGGAATATTACAGAAAAATGTATCAGGAATAA
- a CDS encoding polysaccharide pyruvyl transferase family protein has protein sequence MKYGLLCYDYLENLGNEIQSIAARRFLPEIDYFIDYNNLSTFKASDDFKMIMNAWYFHETKSWPPVDEFIHPLLISMHININNKNVLNHFLTEESRDFLVKYGPVGTRDHLTRDFLLENDIPAYFSGCLTLTLEGDKSVEKEDYILLVDVPKELISFIKSKTDKKVYVLSHNPPMDLNKRRLSPEFHYLEDRIYNSQEKFFFAECLLNLYERASCVITKRLHVALPCLAFNTPVLVINDEIINGERRFSSYKDLLNFYSLEEYMNNYTIFDVNNPPQNKKDYLKIRKELISTVKKFTGHINPSYHSFKLDSFDFMKFNTVFLSKINNSLNETNQRVFNLENRIKELEAENINQKNIINEMASSNSWKLTKPLRNIMNFRK, from the coding sequence ATGAAATATGGATTATTATGTTATGATTATTTAGAAAATTTAGGTAATGAAATTCAGAGTATTGCTGCAAGACGTTTTTTACCCGAAATAGATTATTTTATAGATTATAATAATTTATCCACATTTAAAGCATCTGATGACTTTAAAATGATTATGAATGCATGGTATTTCCATGAAACAAAATCTTGGCCTCCTGTAGATGAATTTATCCATCCTTTACTTATTTCAATGCATATTAATATAAATAATAAAAATGTTTTAAATCATTTTTTAACAGAAGAAAGCAGGGATTTTTTAGTAAAATATGGGCCTGTTGGTACAAGAGATCATTTAACTCGTGATTTTTTACTTGAAAATGATATTCCTGCTTATTTTTCTGGTTGTTTAACTTTAACACTTGAAGGAGATAAATCTGTTGAAAAAGAAGATTATATTCTTTTAGTTGATGTTCCTAAAGAATTAATTAGTTTTATTAAATCTAAAACTGATAAAAAAGTTTATGTGCTTTCTCACAATCCTCCTATGGACTTAAATAAACGTAGATTATCTCCTGAGTTTCACTACCTTGAAGATAGGATTTATAATAGTCAGGAAAAGTTCTTTTTTGCAGAATGTTTATTAAATTTATATGAAAGAGCATCTTGTGTTATTACTAAAAGATTACATGTTGCATTGCCTTGTTTGGCATTTAATACTCCTGTTTTAGTTATTAATGATGAAATTATCAATGGAGAAAGAAGATTTTCTTCTTATAAAGATTTACTTAACTTTTATTCATTAGAGGAGTATATGAATAACTACACTATTTTTGATGTTAATAATCCTCCTCAAAATAAAAAAGATTATTTAAAAATTAGAAAAGAATTAATTTCTACAGTTAAAAAGTTCACAGGCCACATTAATCCTTCTTACCATAGTTTCAAGTTAGATTCTTTTGATTTCATGAAGTTTAACACAGTCTTTTTATCTAAGATTAATAATTCTTTAAATGAAACTAATCAAAGGGTATTTAATTTAGAAAATAGAATTAAAGAACTTGAAGCTGAAAATATTAATCAAAAGAATATTATTAATGAAATGGCTTCTTCAAATAGCTGGAAATTAACCAAACCTTTAAGAAATATTATGAATTTTAGAAAATAA
- a CDS encoding glycosyltransferase: MTSNVKVSVIVPVYNVEKYLKDCLNSVINQTLEDIEIICVNDGSTDNSLAILEDYAKKDSRIKIINQKNKGLSGARNTGMKHVQGEYVLFLDSDDWLNEDALSKLYWSHLDDNLDMLFFQTVDYYEEDGRYELNQFGGMTAIDDSFEGKIFNYKDVASIIFKIPHSAFNKLYSTSFLQRINASFPEGINYEDLVFFYDVFLKAERVSILKKELLFYRIRENSISTSGGEKSFDIFKSLKLVNNSLKNTTIIVNKYLQDYLMFIIVNLKFVFVRLKDEYKNDYFKSMLENYEYFGLDKVDNDFSGWSYEDRIFYQSIKKAKDGYEFDLIYNKDCQTFLVNHYKGLVEKLENENQRLVEEINQLKNNNSSVKNKFKNIFRS; this comes from the coding sequence ATGACTTCAAATGTTAAAGTTTCAGTCATTGTACCAGTATACAATGTTGAAAAGTATCTTAAAGACTGTTTAAATAGTGTAATTAATCAAACACTTGAAGATATTGAGATTATTTGTGTAAATGATGGTTCCACTGACAATTCATTAGCTATTCTTGAAGATTATGCTAAAAAGGATTCTAGAATTAAAATAATAAATCAAAAAAATAAAGGATTAAGTGGTGCTAGAAACACAGGAATGAAGCATGTTCAAGGGGAATACGTTCTGTTTCTTGATTCAGATGACTGGTTAAATGAGGATGCTCTTTCTAAATTGTATTGGTCTCATTTAGATGATAATCTGGACATGCTTTTTTTCCAAACTGTGGATTATTATGAAGAAGATGGCAGGTATGAATTAAATCAGTTTGGTGGAATGACTGCTATTGATGACTCCTTTGAAGGTAAAATATTCAATTATAAAGATGTTGCTTCAATAATTTTTAAAATTCCTCATTCAGCATTTAATAAACTTTATTCAACATCTTTTTTACAAAGAATTAATGCTAGTTTCCCTGAGGGCATAAACTATGAAGATTTAGTTTTCTTTTATGATGTTTTTTTAAAAGCAGAAAGAGTGTCTATATTAAAAAAAGAATTGCTTTTCTATAGAATTAGAGAAAATTCAATTTCCACATCTGGAGGAGAAAAATCTTTTGATATTTTTAAAAGTTTAAAATTAGTTAATAATAGTTTAAAAAATACAACAATAATAGTTAATAAGTATTTACAAGATTATTTAATGTTTATTATCGTAAATCTTAAATTTGTTTTTGTAAGGCTAAAAGATGAGTATAAAAATGACTATTTTAAGTCAATGCTTGAAAATTATGAATATTTTGGTTTAGATAAAGTTGATAATGATTTTTCTGGATGGAGTTATGAAGATAGGATATTTTATCAATCCATTAAAAAGGCTAAAGATGGTTATGAATTTGATTTAATTTATAATAAAGATTGTCAAACTTTTTTAGTTAATCATTATAAAGGATTAGTTGAAAAATTAGAAAATGAAAATCAGAGATTAGTAGAAGAAATTAATCAGTTAAAGAATAATAATTCTTCAGTTAAAAATAAATTTAAGAATATTTTTAGAAGTTAG
- a CDS encoding DUF2264 domain-containing protein → MSKSIFGRFKKNKEPFFEEEPSVWEDRIFWVDTMQKITYPVLSNLRKGSLRKNMPYISKSNEGQRTASFEAFSRVFNGIAPWLELGRDSTDEGRLREKYIGMTLKALENAIYPNSEDYMFVDGNNKKILSETAIFAQGLLRSKNQIWLNLPIDVQARIITELKNTRNIAPYDNHWLLFTSIIEATLLEFTGECDMERLRYGVRKFWKEWYLGDAIYSNGDEARQDYYNSLIIHPMLNDILMVMRKYNIEGNDFLNKQLMRTSRLASQLERSISPEGTYPLVGKSLSYRTGIFHALTQASLFKILPKNIAPAQVRTALTAVLKSHFAGNHNFDGNGWLTVGINGNQLDASEKSINSGSVYLCCEVFLPLGLSFNDPFWSDPFEEWSSLKAWNGNSIDVDQSIDF, encoded by the coding sequence ATGAGTAAGTCTATTTTTGGAAGATTTAAAAAAAATAAAGAGCCATTTTTTGAAGAAGAACCTTCTGTATGGGAAGATAGGATTTTTTGGGTTGATACAATGCAAAAAATTACTTATCCTGTTTTATCTAATTTAAGAAAGGGTTCTCTTAGAAAAAACATGCCTTATATCTCTAAATCTAATGAAGGACAAAGAACAGCATCCTTTGAAGCATTTTCAAGGGTTTTTAATGGAATTGCACCTTGGTTGGAGTTGGGAAGAGATAGTACTGATGAGGGTAGACTTCGTGAAAAATATATTGGAATGACCTTAAAAGCTTTGGAAAACGCTATTTATCCAAATAGTGAAGATTATATGTTTGTTGATGGTAATAATAAGAAAATATTGTCTGAAACAGCTATTTTCGCTCAAGGATTACTCAGGTCTAAAAATCAAATATGGTTAAATTTACCTATTGATGTTCAAGCTAGGATTATCACAGAACTTAAAAATACTAGAAATATTGCACCTTATGATAATCATTGGTTGCTTTTTACTTCAATAATTGAAGCGACTTTGTTAGAATTTACTGGTGAATGTGATATGGAGCGTTTACGTTATGGTGTTCGTAAATTCTGGAAAGAATGGTATTTAGGGGATGCAATCTATTCAAATGGGGATGAAGCTAGACAAGATTATTATAATAGTCTTATAATCCATCCAATGTTAAACGATATTTTAATGGTTATGAGAAAATATAATATTGAAGGTAATGACTTTTTAAATAAACAACTAATGAGGACAAGCAGATTAGCTTCACAATTAGAACGTTCTATTTCTCCAGAAGGAACTTATCCATTAGTTGGAAAATCTTTATCTTATCGTACAGGTATTTTCCATGCTTTAACTCAAGCATCTTTATTCAAAATATTGCCAAAAAATATTGCTCCTGCACAGGTTAGAACAGCTTTAACTGCAGTTTTAAAATCTCATTTTGCAGGAAATCATAATTTTGATGGAAATGGATGGTTAACTGTAGGAATTAATGGTAATCAACTTGATGCATCAGAAAAAAGCATTAATTCAGGTAGTGTTTATCTTTGTTGCGAAGTATTTTTACCGTTAGGATTATCTTTCAATGATCCATTTTGGTCAGATCCATTTGAAGAATGGTCTTCATTAAAAGCTTGGAATGGAAATTCAATTGATGTGGATCAGTCTATTGATTTTTAA
- the rfbD gene encoding dTDP-4-dehydrorhamnose reductase, translating into MKVLITGSNGMLGHDLIDVLDGKHELIKTTSKSLDITDKDKVKDYIVNEHPDMVINSAAYTDVDGCETNQEMAYKVNGEGVKNLALACKLVDCPLVHISTDYVFNGENTKPWMEDDEVGPISIYGKSKLQGEEAIESILDKFFIIRTSWLYGINGGNFPKTMLELAKTHDTLTVVTDEIGTPTYTLDLAQAIAELIETDYYGIYHITNSDYCSWFDFAKYIFEVKDIDVNVVPVTAEEFARPASRPHYSVLNNSYWIKNGFKPLRSYKEAIKDYLKHL; encoded by the coding sequence ATGAAAGTTTTAATAACCGGTTCTAATGGTATGTTAGGTCATGATTTAATTGATGTTTTAGATGGAAAGCATGAACTAATAAAAACCACTTCTAAAAGTTTAGATATAACTGATAAGGATAAAGTAAAAGATTATATTGTAAATGAGCATCCAGATATGGTTATTAACTCTGCTGCATATACTGATGTTGATGGATGTGAAACAAATCAAGAAATGGCCTATAAAGTTAATGGTGAAGGTGTTAAAAACTTAGCATTGGCTTGTAAATTGGTCGATTGCCCTTTAGTGCATATAAGTACTGATTATGTTTTTAATGGTGAAAATACTAAACCTTGGATGGAGGATGATGAAGTAGGTCCTATTAGTATTTATGGTAAAAGTAAACTTCAAGGAGAAGAAGCTATTGAAAGCATTCTTGATAAATTCTTTATTATTAGAACATCATGGCTCTATGGGATTAATGGTGGAAATTTTCCTAAGACAATGTTGGAATTGGCTAAAACTCATGATACTTTGACTGTTGTTACAGATGAAATTGGAACTCCAACATATACTTTAGATTTAGCTCAAGCAATAGCGGAATTAATTGAAACAGACTATTATGGAATTTATCATATTACAAATTCTGATTATTGTTCCTGGTTTGATTTTGCAAAGTATATCTTTGAAGTTAAAGATATTGATGTAAATGTTGTACCTGTAACAGCTGAAGAATTTGCAAGACCTGCATCAAGGCCACATTATTCAGTTTTAAATAATTCGTACTGGATTAAAAATGGTTTTAAACCTTTAAGAAGTTATAAAGAAGCCATTAAAGATTATTTAAAACATTTATAA
- the rfbC gene encoding dTDP-4-dehydrorhamnose 3,5-epimerase, whose amino-acid sequence MGQFKFTNTKIEGMFLVEPAVFEDNRGYFMETYNENDFKDEGYDLNFVQDNQSKSSKGVLRGLHLQVNHPQGKLVRVIKGEVFDVGVDLRKDSDTYGEWFGAILSDENKKQLFIPEGFAHGFLVLSDEAEFVYKCTEFYHGDDEGGIKWDDPDIGIDWPLDDIDEIILSDKDKEWKTLKESNYTY is encoded by the coding sequence ATGGGTCAATTTAAATTTACTAATACTAAAATTGAAGGAATGTTTCTAGTTGAACCTGCAGTATTTGAAGACAATAGAGGATACTTCATGGAAACATATAATGAAAATGATTTTAAAGATGAGGGTTATGATTTAAATTTTGTACAAGATAATCAGTCTAAATCATCTAAAGGAGTTCTTAGAGGCCTTCATTTACAAGTTAATCATCCTCAAGGAAAATTGGTTCGTGTAATTAAGGGAGAAGTATTTGATGTGGGGGTAGACCTAAGAAAAGATTCCGATACTTATGGAGAATGGTTTGGAGCTATTCTTTCTGATGAAAACAAAAAACAGCTATTTATTCCAGAAGGTTTTGCACATGGATTTTTAGTTTTATCTGATGAAGCAGAATTTGTATATAAATGTACAGAATTCTATCATGGGGATGATGAAGGAGGAATAAAATGGGATGATCCAGATATTGGAATTGACTGGCCTCTTGATGATATTGATGAAATTATTCTCTCAGATAAAGATAAAGAATGGAAAACTTTAAAAGAGTCAAATTACACTTATTAA
- a CDS encoding nucleotide sugar dehydrogenase, giving the protein MKICIVGQGYIGLPTAALFTRSECEVVGVDVNEEIIDNLNKGKIHIEEPGIAEIIKNAIDNNRYHASLTPEKADAFIITVPTPYIAENYSCDLSYVIEACNEILPFIEKGNTVIVESTIAPMSTDDVIKPIFEKAGYTIGKDLYLAHCPERVLPGKIIEELIHNDRIIGGITPECSKKASEVYGQFVEGELMLTEAKTAELSKCMENTYRDVNIALANELAKICAEIGVNALDVIKMANKHPRVNLHSPGPGVGGHCLAIDPYFIYAKAPETAKIIKLARDTNNSMPQFVYENVCKIIPEGKISIFGVSYKGNTGDDRESPAYEIISLLENKGYEIAIYEPHIERENFVDFNEAIEGSNLILILADHNEFKEMDYEVIKDKMETPIIFDTKNIIEKVPKEIKLYNYGNLYEL; this is encoded by the coding sequence ATGAAAATTTGTATTGTTGGTCAAGGATACATCGGACTTCCAACAGCAGCATTATTTACAAGAAGCGAATGTGAAGTTGTTGGTGTTGATGTTAATGAAGAAATCATAGATAATTTAAATAAAGGAAAAATTCACATTGAAGAACCAGGAATAGCTGAAATAATAAAAAATGCCATCGATAACAACAGATACCATGCTTCATTAACCCCAGAAAAAGCAGATGCTTTTATAATAACTGTTCCAACACCGTACATTGCAGAAAATTACAGTTGTGACCTAAGCTATGTAATCGAAGCATGTAATGAGATATTACCTTTCATTGAAAAAGGAAACACAGTAATCGTTGAATCCACAATAGCTCCAATGTCAACAGATGATGTTATAAAACCAATCTTTGAAAAAGCAGGATACACAATCGGGAAAGACCTATACTTAGCACACTGCCCTGAAAGAGTACTCCCTGGAAAAATAATAGAAGAACTAATCCACAACGATAGGATTATTGGAGGAATAACACCAGAATGTTCTAAAAAAGCTAGTGAAGTTTATGGACAGTTTGTTGAAGGCGAACTAATGTTAACAGAAGCAAAAACTGCAGAACTATCAAAATGTATGGAAAACACCTATCGTGACGTTAACATTGCATTAGCTAATGAACTTGCAAAAATATGTGCAGAAATTGGAGTGAATGCACTAGATGTAATCAAAATGGCAAATAAACACCCAAGAGTAAACCTCCACTCACCAGGACCAGGAGTAGGAGGACACTGCCTAGCAATAGATCCATATTTCATCTATGCAAAAGCGCCAGAAACTGCAAAAATAATAAAACTCGCAAGAGACACAAACAACTCCATGCCACAATTTGTATATGAAAATGTTTGTAAAATAATTCCTGAAGGAAAAATAAGCATTTTTGGTGTGTCATATAAAGGAAATACCGGTGATGACAGAGAATCACCAGCATATGAAATAATATCTTTGCTTGAAAATAAAGGATATGAAATAGCTATCTATGAACCACATATTGAAAGAGAAAACTTTGTTGATTTCAACGAAGCTATTGAAGGTTCAAATTTAATTCTTATACTGGCTGATCATAATGAGTTTAAAGAAATGGATTATGAAGTAATTAAAGATAAAATGGAAACTCCAATAATCTTTGATACTAAAAACATCATAGAAAAAGTCCCAAAAGAAATAAAACTTTACAACTATGGAAATTTATATGAGCTTTAG
- the rfbA gene encoding glucose-1-phosphate thymidylyltransferase RfbA yields the protein MKGIVLAGGSGTRLYPITKAISKQLVPLYDKPMIYYPISVLMLAGIRDILIISTPRDLPMFKDLLGDGSSLGINFSYEVQENPNGLAEAFIIGEDFIGDDNVALILGDNIFHGHRFTEILERATALEEGAVIFGYYTNNPESFGVVEFDDDGNVISIEEKPEHPKSNYVVPGLYFYDNDVIEIAKSVKPSDRGEVEITSVNEEYLKRDKLKVELLGRGMAWLDTGTHDGLLDASNFIETVQKRQSLYIACLEEIAYNKGYITKEQLLKTAKELKKTDYGQYLFNLANR from the coding sequence ATGAAAGGAATAGTTCTTGCAGGTGGTTCTGGAACTCGATTATACCCAATTACTAAAGCAATATCTAAGCAATTAGTACCGTTATATGATAAACCAATGATTTATTATCCTATTTCTGTTTTAATGCTTGCAGGTATTAGAGATATTTTAATTATATCCACTCCTAGAGATTTACCAATGTTTAAAGATCTTTTAGGTGATGGAAGTAGTTTGGGGATTAATTTTTCATATGAAGTTCAAGAAAATCCTAATGGTCTTGCTGAGGCATTTATAATTGGTGAAGACTTTATTGGGGACGATAATGTTGCTCTTATTTTGGGAGATAACATTTTCCATGGTCATAGATTCACTGAAATATTGGAAAGGGCGACTGCGCTTGAAGAGGGAGCGGTTATATTTGGATACTATACTAACAATCCAGAAAGTTTTGGTGTTGTTGAATTTGATGATGATGGTAATGTAATTTCAATTGAAGAAAAACCAGAACATCCTAAATCAAATTATGTTGTTCCAGGGCTTTATTTCTATGATAATGATGTTATTGAAATAGCTAAGAGTGTAAAACCTTCTGATAGGGGAGAAGTGGAAATTACCTCTGTTAATGAAGAGTACTTAAAAAGAGATAAGCTTAAGGTAGAGTTATTGGGTAGAGGAATGGCATGGCTTGATACTGGAACTCATGATGGTCTTCTTGATGCTTCCAATTTCATTGAAACTGTTCAGAAAAGGCAAAGTTTGTATATTGCATGTCTTGAAGAGATTGCTTATAATAAGGGTTACATCACAAAAGAACAACTATTAAAAACTGCTAAAGAGCTTAAAAAAACAGACTATGGTCAATATTTATTTAATTTAGCTAATAGGTAA
- the hacA gene encoding homoaconitase large subunit produces the protein MSKTMSEKILARASGKKNVEAGDIVIANIDVAMTHDLTGPLSVQSFNEIGTEKVWDPSKIVIPFDHQVPADSIDSATNHIIMRKFVEEQNIENFYDVNAGVCHQILPELGHVVPGEVIVGADSHTCTHGALGAFSTGIGSTDMAMVFSEGKLWFKVPETNRFEISGQLNDNVYAKDVILNIIGQVGADGSTYKACEFAGETVSNMSVSDRMVLSNMAIEMGGKTGLVEPDEKTIEYVKARSNKPYKLFKTDLDAPSLNIIDIDVSDLEPQVACPHNVDNVKPVSEVDVEIDQVFLGSCTNGRLSDLRDAARILKGKTIAKGTRMLVIPASKEIYMKALDEGLIKIFVEAGALVSAPCCGPCLGGHTGLIGAGEVSLSTSNRNFKGRQGSPEGEVYLSSAAVAAASAIEGKIVVPQ, from the coding sequence ATGTCAAAAACAATGTCAGAAAAAATATTAGCTCGAGCTTCAGGAAAAAAGAATGTTGAAGCTGGAGATATTGTTATAGCAAATATTGATGTGGCTATGACACATGATTTAACTGGACCTCTCTCAGTACAATCTTTTAATGAAATTGGGACTGAAAAAGTATGGGATCCATCTAAAATTGTTATACCTTTTGATCATCAAGTCCCTGCAGATTCAATTGACTCTGCTACAAATCACATTATAATGAGAAAATTTGTTGAAGAACAAAATATTGAAAACTTTTATGATGTTAATGCAGGAGTTTGCCATCAAATACTTCCAGAATTAGGACATGTTGTTCCTGGAGAAGTTATTGTAGGTGCTGACTCCCATACATGTACTCATGGAGCATTAGGTGCTTTTTCAACAGGTATTGGCTCTACAGATATGGCAATGGTATTTTCTGAAGGAAAATTATGGTTCAAAGTACCAGAAACTAATAGATTTGAAATTAGTGGACAACTAAATGATAATGTCTATGCAAAAGATGTAATTTTAAATATAATTGGACAAGTTGGTGCAGACGGATCCACTTATAAAGCATGTGAGTTTGCTGGTGAAACTGTATCCAATATGAGTGTTTCAGACCGTATGGTGCTTTCTAACATGGCAATTGAAATGGGTGGAAAGACAGGATTAGTTGAACCTGATGAAAAAACCATAGAATATGTTAAAGCTAGGTCTAACAAACCATACAAATTATTTAAAACTGATTTAGATGCTCCATCTTTAAATATTATTGATATTGATGTTAGTGACTTAGAACCACAAGTTGCATGCCCACATAATGTAGATAATGTTAAACCAGTTAGTGAAGTCGATGTTGAAATTGACCAAGTGTTCTTAGGCTCCTGTACCAATGGAAGATTAAGTGATTTAAGAGATGCTGCAAGAATATTAAAAGGAAAAACAATAGCCAAAGGAACAAGAATGCTTGTAATACCTGCATCAAAAGAGATTTACATGAAAGCTCTTGATGAAGGATTAATTAAAATATTTGTAGAAGCAGGTGCTTTAGTATCAGCTCCATGTTGTGGTCCTTGTCTTGGAGGACATACTGGACTTATAGGCGCTGGTGAAGTAAGCCTTTCTACTTCAAATAGGAACTTTAAAGGAAGACAAGGAAGCCCAGAAGGAGAAGTATACTTATCATCAGCTGCAGTAGCTGCTGCATCAGCAATTGAAGGAAAAATAGTGGTACCACAGTGA